The following are from one region of the Platichthys flesus chromosome 2, fPlaFle2.1, whole genome shotgun sequence genome:
- the tmem128 gene encoding transmembrane protein 128: protein MLNDSELSTLRNRFKRDAELLMQTTTAGDKDEKSPEEKDAKPLPRINRHSVFWVVASIAVTYYVEFLQNIMENDNIKSWWFFVGLVLLGICLSLAMFCIVYLEWFKGIQNYDQEYPAIPPLTTAAFIAASCSFNIALWPVWSFFTPLILFTQFMGVVMLISLLG from the exons atGCTGAACGACAGTGAGCTGTCAACACTGCGGAACCGATTCAAGAGAGATGCGGAGTTGCTTATGCAAACGACGACAGCGGGTGACAAAGATGAGAAGA GTCCGGAGGAGAAAGATGCCAAACCTCTTCCTCGCATTAACAGACACTCCGTTTTCTGGGTCGTGGCATCTATAGCTGTGACCTACTATGTTGAGTTCCTCCAAAACATCATGGAGAACGATAATATCAAAAG CTGGTGGTTCTTTGTGGGTCTGGTACTCCTTGGGATCTGCCTGTCGCTGGccatgttttgtattgtatACCTGGAGTGGTTCAAAGGGATCCAGAACTATGACCAAGAATATCCTGCCATTCCTCCCCTCACCACCGCCGCCTTTATTGCTGCATCATGCag CTTTAACATAGCACTGTGGCCAGTGTGGTCCTTCTTCACCCCACTCATCctcttcacacagttcatgggTGTGGTCATGCTCATCTCTTTGCTTGGATGA
- the zbtb49 gene encoding zinc finger and BTB domain-containing protein 49, translating to MDTLSSHSSYLLQQLQEQRIQGLLCDCMLVVKGVCFKAHKNVLAAFSSYFRSIFQSSPSQKNEVFNLVIQDVSGIGHILDYMYTSHLDINQDNVQALLDIAQCLQVPNVQSMCNAFLKPCPPPVEIPSFSLPGMLSSEHDCLLGSSLPHDVDLHCPSEAQRPGLGTDLDHPKRLPISGSNSSSNYDTTGVTQAPIEKQLVHGYKLRNFYSKQYFKESAIQTINAANQGPGPLVVVEEQQCQLGVNQGGNNTPVCSGNKAQPNPPSTSVAVEKNPVSSLTPSDNLNAPNCESADPMFNGPVRPKKAVYLKKYNYLRSQKALEEMCAESVSEPVLSLPKESHQEEAVVQTETPAAPTEEVTAGEGKVPETATEPRQPSPPPVTQEEQSLKPQQQTGHKQYCCDVCGKIFKHPSNLELHKRSHTGEKPFQCNVCGRYFSQAGNLQTHLRRHSGEKPYICELCGKSFTASGDVHRHKVVHTGEKPHLCDICGRGFNNLSNLKEHKRTHATDKTFTCDQCGKSFNTHRKLLKHKTRHAGEKPHSCATCGKCFVGSGDLQRHIRSHTGEKPYICNACGKSFTRSAMLRRHSNMHCKGAPDASPVTDTSERAACSSDGAASFSKPDVHSKSPASASEQNFSTMMPHAGPNKPLPPPPSPPQPPPPHIDTASPSMQLSPASTPTPLPELRSLVPHHLLSSNHQEKSAAADHTKLGKHHLSQEVVYGPYVENDMSVEMGRDLAGRPYLPPADNHCSSLASSGRTSSGSYRSSEGQFISSVTLWGLAMKTLQNENDMEQ from the exons ATGGACACTCTGTCCAGCCACAGCTCGtacctcctgcagcagctccaggagcaGAGGATTCAGGGGCTGCTGTGTGACTGCATGCTGGTGGTCAAAGGCGTCTGCTTCAAAGCCCACAAAAATGTCCTGGCAGCTTTCAGCTCCTACTTCAG GTCTATATTCCAAAGTTCCCCCAGTCAAAAAAACGAGGTGTTTAACTTGGTTATCCAGGATGTCAGTGGCATCGGCCACATATTGGACTACATGTACACTTCTCACCTCGACATCAATCAAGATAACGTACAAGCGCTCCTGGACATTGCTCAGTGCTTACAGGTTCCAAACGTGCAGAGCATGTGCAACGCTTTCCTCAAGCCTTGTCCTCCACCAGTGGAGATCCCATCGTTTTCCCTCCCAGGCATGCTGAGCTCTGAGCACGACTGCCTCTTGGGAAGCAGTCTTCCTCACGATGTCGACCTCCACTGTCCCTCTGAAGCCCAGAGGCCTGGCCTCGGCACTGACCTGGACCACCCCAAAAGGCTGCCAATTTCTGGGTCTAACAGCAGCTCTAACTATGACACAACTGGCGTCACTCAGGCACCTATAGAAAAACAACTAGTCCATGGCTACAAGCTCCGTAACTTCTATAGTAAACAGTACTTCAAAGAAAGTGCAATTCAGACAATTAATGCAGCAAATCAAGGCCCAGGTCctttggtggtggtggaggagcagcagtgtcAGCTCGGGGTAAACCAGGGAGGCAACAACACACCTGTATGCTCAGGGAACAAAGCTCAGCCTAATCCTCCCAGCACATCTGTGGCAGTGGAGAAGAACCCCGTCTCCTCTCTCACACCCTCAGACAATTTAAACGCTCCAAACTGTGAATCAGCAGACCCCATGTTCAACGGGCCAGTGCGCCCCAAGAAGGCTGTTTACCTGAAAAAATACAACTACCTGAGGTCTCAGAAAGCTTTGGAGGAGATGTGTGCTGAGTCGGTCAGCGAGCCCGTCCTCAGCTTACCCAAAGAGAGTCATCAAGAGGAGGCTGTTGTCCAGACTGAAACGCCAGCTGCTCCGACTGAGGAAGTAACTGCAGGCGAGGGGAAGGTTCCTGAGACGGCGACAGAGCCACGACAACCCAGTCCTCCACCTGTGACCCAAGAAGAGCAAAGTCTGAAGCCGCAGCAGCAGACGGGACACAAGCAGTactgttgtgatgtgtgtgggAAGATTTTTAAGCACCCAAGCAACCTGGAACTGCACAAGCGCTCTCATACTG GTGAGAAGCCCTTCCAGTGTAATGTTTGTGGGAGATACTTCTCACAG GCTGGAAATTTACAGACTCATTTGCGGCGACACTCTGGAGAGAAACCGTACATCTGTGAGTTATGTGGAAAAAG CTTTACAGCATCAGGTGATGTCCACCGTCACAAAGTGGTccacacaggagagaagccaCATCTCTGTGATATATGTGGTCGAG GGTTTAACAACTTGAGTAATCTCAAGGAGCACAAGAGGACTCATGCCACAGACAAGACGTTCACTTGTGACCAGTGTGGAAAATCTTTCAACACGCACAGAAAGCTTCTGAAGCACAAGACACGCCACGCTGGAGAAAAACCACACAGCTGTGCCACATGTG GGAAGTGCTTTGTTGGCTCAGGGGACCTGCAGCGTCACATACGTTCTCACACTGGGGAAAAACCCTATATCTGTAACGCCTGTGGCAAGAGCTTCACCCGCTCTGCCATGTTGAGGAGACACAGCAACATGCACTGCAAGGGTGCTCCAGACGCCAGCCCGGTCACAGATACCTCTGAGCGGGCGGCGTGTAGCTCAGACGGAGCAGCCTCGTTCTCCAAACCTGACGTCCACAGTAAATCTCCTGCCTCTGCCAGTGAGCAGAATTTCTCCACCATGATGCCCCACGCAGGGCCCAACAAACCCTtaccacctcctccttcaccaccaCAGCCGCCACCACCACATATAGACACTGCTTCCCCCAGCATGCAACTCAGCCCagcctccacccccaccccccttccaGAGCTCCGCTCCCTGGTACCacatcacctcctctcctccaaccACCAGGAGAAAAGCGCAGCCGCAGACCACACAAAGCTGGGCAAACACCACCTGTCTCAGGAGGTGGTGTACGGTCCGTATGTGGAGAATGACATGTCGGTGGAGATGGGCAGAGATCTGGCGGGAAGGCCCTACCTGCCTCCTGCGGACAATCACTGCAGTTCACTTGCATCTTCTGGCAGAACCAGTAGTGGCTCCTACCGGTCCTCTGAGGGGCAGTTTATCTCCAGCGTGACACTGTGGGGCCTGGCAATGAAAACTCTGCAGAATGAAAATGACATGGAGCAGTGA
- the lyar gene encoding cell growth-regulating nucleolar protein produces the protein MVFFTCNACGESLKKAQVDKHVNMCRGCQVLSCIDCGKDFWGDDYKNHLKCISEDQKYGGKGFEAKANKGDVKQQQWIQKVNEAMDKPDISAKLRDVLKQVSVYDNVPRKKAKFQNWMRNSLKITNTNLHDEVWNILAAADSAPEVPQQTKKEAAPEVQTQNNGNEEQNGEPGVEKKKLNKKERKEARQQKNKKAQKNTEKTDTQEGEGVQTGKNKKKDKKRKRSNEEDEEQNGHNAENETSNKKMKIVETAESADEHMSEDTEDQKAPKGKFNWKGNIKAVLKDSVDQELPVKKLRKKILAAYYSFTADGNFKTEEEVLALFNKKITKNPTFRVLKDRVKLVK, from the exons ATGGTGTTTTTCACCTGTAACGCCTGCGGTGAGTCCCTGAAGAAAGCTCAGGTTGATAAGCATGTGAACATGTGCCGGGGCTGCCAGGTCCTGTCCTGCATCGACTGTGGAAAAGATTTCTG GGGCGATGACTACAAGAACCACCTTAAATGCATCAGTGAAGATCAGAAGTATGGAGGCAAGGGCTTCGAGGCAAAGGCAAACAAGGgagatgtgaagcagcagcaatgGATTCAG AAAGTGAACGAGGCCATGGACAAACCCGATATCAGTGCGAAGCTAAGGGACGTGCTCAAACAAGTCAGCGTGTACGACAATGTCCCAAGAAAGAAGGCCAAGTTTCAG AACTGGATGAGGAACAGTCTTAAAATAACCAACACCAACCTTCACGATGAAGTGTGGAACATCCTTGCTGCAGCTGACAGT GCTCCAGAGGTCCCCCAGCAGACTAAAAAAGAGGCAGCACCTGAAGTCCAGACGCAAAATAATGGGAATGAAGAGCAAAATGGAGAGCCAGGTgttgagaagaagaagctgaacaaAAAGGAGCGTAAAGAGGCCCGTCAGCAGAAGAACAAGAAAgctcagaaaaacacagaaaaaacagacacacaagagggagagggagtccAGACAggcaaaaataagaaaaaggacaaaaagagaAAGCGCAGcaatgaagaagatgaagagcagaaCGGGCACAACGCTGAAAATGAGACGTCAAACAAGAAAATGAAGA TTGTTGAAACAGCAGAGTCTGCTGACGAACACATGTCAGAGGACACTGAGGACCAAAAAGCCCCCAAAG GCAAATTCAACTGGAAAGGGAATATCAAGGCTGTGCTGAAAGACTCGGTTGACCAGGAACTTCCAGTGAAGAAACTCAGGAAGAAG ATTTTGGCCGCCTACTATTCGTTCACTGCTGATGGAAATTTTAAAACTGAAGAGGAGGTTCTGGCTCTATTCAACAAGAAGATCACAAAAAATCCCACATTTAGAGTTTTGAAAGACAGAGTTAAACTTGTAAAGTAG
- the LOC133961966 gene encoding uncharacterized protein LOC133961966, producing MREAGLRVQPNLPRSTVASIVRVFTQTNRTQRLPHSGGRGRKFTLPQENAIVQMVIANNSIRLICANIIAHIGVFANIENVGTTTIARVLKKHQIRMKQLYTVPFERNSERIKELRYQYVQRAMELEASENEHAFIFVNEAGFNLAKTRRRGRNLIGKRATIDVPGQRGANITMCTAISNDGRQLQKAGIGPYNTERLIAFIDELYERLTAGEVDRQNLPTYVIVWDNVAFHHSRQVTGWFAAHPRMMSLFLPPYSPFLNPIEEFFSAWRWKVYDHRPQDQMSLLEAMAAGCMDIAPEDIQAWIRHSKRFYPRCMARETIRCDIDENLWPNAEDRRD from the exons ATGAGGGAAGCTGGTCTGAGGGTTCAGCCGAACTTGCCAAGATCAACGGTGGCATCAATCGTGAGGGTTTTCACACAAACTAACAG GACCCAACGGTTGCCCCACTCAGGTGGAAGGGGAAGAAAATTCACTTTGCCACAAGAAAATGCAATAGTGCAAATGGTTATTGCTAACAATAGTATAAGGCTAATTTGTGCAAACATCATCGCACACATTGGTGTATTTGCCAACATTGAGAATGTTGGCACCACGACCATCGCCAGAGTGCTGAAAAAGCACCAAATTCGAATGAAGCAGCTTTACACTGTCCCCTTCGAGAGGAACTCTGAGCGGATAAAGGAACTCCGGTACCAATACGTCCAG AGAGCCATGGAACTTGAAGCCAGTGAGAATGAACATGCGTTCATCTTTGTGAATGAGGCTGGCTTCAACCTGGCAAAAACACGTCGCCGTGGAAGGAACCTGATTGGGAAAAGGGCCACGATAGATGTTCCAGGCCAGAGGGGTGCGAACATCACCATGTGCACAGCAATTTCGAACGATGGACGGCAGCTGCAGAAGGCCGGCATAGGCCCATACAACACCGAACGCCTAATTGCCTTCATAGATGAGCTTTACGAAAGGCTCACAGCAGGAGAGGTAGACAGGCAGAATCTACCAACGTATGTAATTGTATGGGACAATGTGGCCTTTCACCACTCCCGGCAAGTCACAGGGTGGTTTGCGGCGCATCCTAGGATGATGTCACTTTTCCTTCCGCCTTACTCTCCTTTCCTCAACCCCATCGAGGAATTCTTTTCAGCGTGGAGATGGAAGGTCTATGACCACCGCCCTCAGGACCAGATGTCCCTATTAGAGGCAATGGCTGCTGGGTGTATGGACATAGCCCCAGAAGATATCCAGGCCTGGATAAGGCATTCCAAAAGATTTTATCCACGTTGTATGGCAAGAGAAACCATACGTTGCGACATAGATGAAAATTTGTGGCCAAATGCGGAGGATAGGAGGGATTAG